A region of Microbacterium suwonense DNA encodes the following proteins:
- the topA gene encoding type I DNA topoisomerase — MAQGKKLVIVESPTKMRSIQGYLGDDYEVLSSVGHIRDLADKKDIPAADKQAYGKYSIDVENDFDPYYVVSDRKTKTVAELKRALKNADELLLATDEDREGEAIAWHLLETLKPKVPVKRMVFHEITKDAIQAAVNRTRELDLALVDAQETRRILDRLYGWDISPVLWYKVKSGLSAGRVQSAATRMIVDRERERMAFTSAEYWDVEAQAATAGQGFGVRLVRIDGGQLARGTDFDDTGKLKKAVVVLSEADAAAIAAAVDAAGSATVSKVEAKPGTRSPYAPFTTSTMQQEAGRKLSMSAKQAMSVAQRLYEKGYITYMRTDSVALSTQAVQAARSQAVALYGDAAVPLKPRVYKSKSKNAQEAHEAIRPSGEKFRTPASVASGLDREEQRLYDLIWKRTVASQMSDAKYETTTVTLEAQANDKRLEFTASGTVYTFKGFLEAYEEGRDEKRNAQDSAENQSLPAVAVGDELGMSDAEAKGHRTTPKPRYTEASLVKALEEHGIGRPSTFASIIGTVIDRGYASKRGQALVPTWLAFSVVRLLEQHFAELIDYDFTAALEDDLDAIARGEQNRNEWLRSFYFGSDAHVGLRQVVDNLGEIDARALNSTRITDTVTLRFGKYGPYLEVIDPAKPDERGRIVNVPDDLAPDELTAEKAQELVDAPVAGDRVLGENPENGRIIVVKDGRYGPYVQENLPEEDPVVDEKTGEVAAAPKKKTAKKDAPKPRTGSLFRSMSVETIDIETALRLLSLPRVVGTDPESGDEITAQNGRYGPYLKKGADSRSLESEQQIFDITLDEALAIYAQPKYGAGSRRAASALAEFDADPVSGKAIRVRDGRFGPYVTDGETNVTIPRGQKPEDITFEIAVQMLADKRAKGPAPKRGRRRPRRRSPGEEGCRQEGSCQEGSGQEGCR; from the coding sequence TTGGCACAAGGCAAGAAGCTCGTCATCGTCGAGTCCCCGACGAAGATGCGATCTATACAGGGGTACCTCGGCGACGACTACGAAGTGCTCAGCTCCGTCGGTCACATCCGCGACCTGGCAGACAAGAAGGACATCCCCGCCGCCGACAAGCAGGCGTACGGGAAGTACTCGATCGACGTCGAAAACGACTTCGACCCGTACTACGTCGTCTCCGATCGCAAGACGAAGACGGTCGCCGAACTCAAGCGCGCGCTGAAGAACGCCGACGAGCTCCTGCTCGCCACTGATGAGGACCGCGAGGGCGAGGCGATCGCCTGGCACCTGCTGGAGACCCTCAAGCCGAAGGTGCCCGTCAAGCGGATGGTCTTCCACGAGATCACCAAGGACGCGATCCAGGCCGCCGTCAATCGCACCCGCGAACTCGACCTGGCGCTCGTCGACGCACAGGAGACTCGCCGCATCCTTGATCGGCTGTACGGCTGGGACATCTCACCGGTGCTCTGGTACAAGGTCAAGTCCGGCCTGTCGGCCGGGCGCGTGCAGTCCGCCGCGACCCGCATGATCGTCGACCGTGAGCGGGAGCGGATGGCGTTCACCTCCGCCGAGTACTGGGATGTCGAGGCGCAGGCCGCTACCGCAGGGCAGGGCTTCGGCGTGCGCCTGGTGCGCATCGACGGCGGTCAGCTCGCCCGCGGCACCGACTTCGACGACACCGGAAAGCTGAAGAAGGCCGTCGTCGTGCTCAGCGAGGCGGATGCCGCGGCCATCGCCGCCGCCGTCGACGCAGCAGGCAGCGCCACGGTCAGCAAGGTCGAGGCCAAGCCCGGTACGCGCAGCCCCTACGCCCCATTCACCACCTCCACCATGCAGCAGGAGGCCGGCCGCAAACTCTCGATGAGTGCGAAGCAGGCGATGAGCGTCGCCCAGCGCCTGTACGAGAAGGGGTACATCACCTATATGCGCACCGACTCGGTCGCGCTGAGCACGCAAGCCGTCCAGGCCGCGCGCAGCCAGGCCGTCGCCCTGTACGGCGACGCGGCCGTGCCGCTGAAGCCTCGGGTGTACAAGTCCAAGAGCAAGAACGCGCAGGAGGCTCACGAGGCCATCCGCCCGTCGGGCGAGAAGTTCCGCACGCCGGCATCCGTCGCATCGGGCCTCGACCGCGAGGAGCAGCGGCTCTACGACCTGATCTGGAAGCGCACCGTTGCCAGTCAGATGTCGGATGCCAAGTATGAGACGACCACGGTCACCCTCGAGGCGCAGGCCAACGACAAGCGGCTCGAGTTCACGGCATCCGGCACCGTCTACACGTTCAAGGGGTTCCTGGAGGCGTACGAAGAGGGCCGCGACGAGAAGCGCAACGCGCAGGACTCCGCCGAGAACCAGTCGCTGCCGGCCGTCGCCGTGGGCGATGAGCTGGGGATGTCGGATGCCGAGGCCAAGGGCCACCGCACCACGCCGAAGCCCCGCTACACCGAGGCGTCGCTGGTGAAGGCGCTCGAAGAGCACGGCATCGGGCGTCCGTCGACGTTCGCGAGCATCATCGGCACGGTGATCGACCGCGGCTATGCGAGCAAGCGCGGCCAGGCGCTGGTGCCCACCTGGTTGGCCTTCAGCGTGGTGCGTCTGCTCGAGCAGCATTTCGCCGAGCTGATCGACTATGACTTCACCGCCGCGCTCGAAGACGACCTCGACGCGATCGCCCGCGGCGAGCAGAACCGCAACGAGTGGCTGCGTTCCTTCTACTTCGGCTCCGACGCGCACGTCGGCCTGCGCCAGGTGGTCGACAACCTCGGCGAGATCGATGCGCGCGCGCTGAACTCCACGCGCATCACCGATACGGTCACGCTGCGGTTCGGCAAGTACGGTCCGTACCTCGAGGTGATCGACCCGGCCAAGCCCGATGAGCGCGGGCGGATCGTCAACGTCCCCGACGATCTCGCCCCCGATGAGCTGACCGCCGAGAAGGCGCAGGAGCTCGTCGACGCCCCGGTCGCCGGGGACCGCGTGCTCGGAGAGAACCCCGAGAACGGCCGCATCATCGTCGTCAAGGACGGCCGCTACGGCCCCTACGTGCAGGAGAACCTGCCCGAAGAGGATCCGGTCGTCGACGAGAAGACCGGCGAGGTGGCCGCCGCGCCGAAGAAGAAGACCGCGAAGAAGGACGCGCCCAAGCCGCGCACCGGTTCGCTGTTCCGCTCGATGTCGGTGGAGACCATCGACATCGAGACCGCGCTGCGCCTGCTCAGCCTGCCGCGCGTCGTGGGCACCGACCCCGAGTCCGGCGATGAGATCACCGCGCAGAACGGCCGCTACGGCCCCTACCTGAAGAAGGGCGCCGATTCGCGCTCGCTGGAGAGCGAGCAGCAGATCTTCGACATCACGCTCGACGAGGCGCTGGCGATCTACGCGCAGCCGAAGTACGGTGCGGGATCTCGCCGGGCCGCCAGCGCGCTCGCCGAGTTCGACGCCGATCCGGTCAGCGGCAAGGCGATCCGCGTGCGCGACGGCCGGTTCGGTCCCTACGTGACCGACGGCGAGACCAACGTGACGATCCCGCGTGGTCAGAAGCCCGAGGACATCACCTTCGAGATCGCCGTGCAGATGCTCGCCGACAAGCGCGCCAAGGGGCCGGCTCCCAAACGGGGGCGAAGAAGGCCCCGGCGAAGAAGCCCCGGCGAAGAAGGCTGCCGCCAAGAAGGCTCCTGCCAAGAAGGCTCCGGCCAAGAAGGCTGCCGCTAA